ggtcagaatctgcatttttgaaCTAGATCTCCATAGATGGGTGTGCACATCTGAGTTTAGAAAGCACTGTGCCCAGCGATTGTAATGGGGCAGCCTTAGCTCCTCCGAGGGCAGCTTTCATCCCCTTCCACTTGCAACTCCTTAGCCAGATCCTTCAACCCTAATCTCTCATCTAATTTGGAGTAGAATGTTGTGTGCGTTGACTTCAGACTATCTGTGTGACAGGTTGTATTTATCCTTGTTATAACATGGAGTTCTCAGAGGCTCAGAAACAACAACTGTGATTGAAATCTCCTGGCCCCAAATCCCTGCCACACTATGCTGCCCTCCCAGGcttgccctccttccctccatcctggAAAGTGATGTTCATTATCCAGGTAACTGTTTGTAAATATGAATCTCCCAGCATTGCCTTGGATGGAAGGGAGCACAGCAAGGCTGGAGAAGGACTGTTCAAAGagtcctcttctttttcaaagggaaaatggGGCCAATTGCACTTCCTTTTCCCAGACAGTGACCGTGGCCCAGGGAAACTTACTGACATTATGTGGACTGACCTTGGGTCTTTTCTACCCTGAACTCGTTTCACCCCATCCTACCTCACAGCAGTTACCATAAGTAAATCCAAACAAAAGTGAAtgtcaacatttgttgaagagtgTCATGTGTAGgcaatttcaagaaaataaatatttatgtgagtCTGGAGATATCACTGTCCTTTCACAGACTGACAGGAGCAAGCTAAATctgcttcctttttcttggttTCCAAGATGACCTGCCAAGGATGGAAATTTGACACCACTGCAGCAGGCTTTTAAGTAGTCGTATAAAGGGGAGAGTGAAGACATTTTTGACTCCTAAAGATCAACAAAACATCTTATACTGTTGATTGCTCAGAAGTTTGGTTGGATGCAGAAATGACAGTTGTGTTGTTCAAACTGTCTTTATTCAGGTTTCAGTACACTCCAGAAAATTAAATCACTCAACACCTTGGGATCCCTGGAGAGAAGCAGTTCTTGCATGGCGGTATAGGAGATCTCATCCTTTTGCTATCTTATCATGCTCTGGAGTCAgtgctcccctctgcctggaatgcactCTCCACTGCCCACGGGGAGGCATCACCgttcaaaggaaaagaagcacAGAGCTTTAGAGTTGGCCTGCGGGATTTTAGTTTTCACACTTCCTGGgtctgtgaccttgagaaggtCATTTAACGTTAGTagaggtttcctcatctgtcatgGGGAAAAAGGCAGGACACTAGCATTTGTGGAATGCCTgtggtgtgccaggcactgcaccaTATATTCGGCATGGGTGATCTTATTTCATTCTTGATGGCATCCATATGAAGTAGGTTTTAGCCCATTTTGCAGAATGGCACATTGAGCCCCAGAGAGGTAAGAAACGTATCTGAAGTCAGTTAGCTATAAGAATTCTAGCCTGGAACTGTCCAATTGCAAGAGCTTCTTTGCTTTGCCACTAATACATACTACTTTCattgcttaaaaaatataaaatacaatgagAATAAGCACCTCCTAGTATTGTTGCAAGTATTAGAAGGGATAGTTTATACGCAAGTGACTACACACCGTGGGTGCTCAGTAAGTaacctcttcctttccaactttttTGTTAAATCCCTTAAAGGACTTGTGGTCGAATATTTTGATCACTTCTGTATCTGAGAGGAGATTCTTGCCTGTGCCAGCTGTGTCACCGTCTTTTCTTGAGGGGCTGGGAAAGTGTCCTGCAGACTAAGGGATCATAGGCATTGCCATTCCTGAGGCACTAACTTTATCACTTGTGAAATAGTctagttatttcattttatccgTGAATATATTCCAGTGATGGGACTGCGAGAATATATTGTAGTTAATTACATTCGAAATCTAGGTCATGATGTGAATTATGTAATAAGAAGACTtagggagaaaattaaaatatttttgaagggtTATTTCACTGCTTCCCctccttttttaattaaaatattttctagacttTCAGATGATCTTGTCCAATCACTCTTAGACATTTTGAGACCCCCTTTCAACATCTGGCTTCTGCTTAACTCTCTAGGGATGAAAAACTCACTGCCTTTTGACACAGTCTTTTTCACAGACAGACAACTGCTAAATTTCTTTCTCTACTGAATTAAAAGCCTTTCCCAGTGTGGCCATTTGCCTAACTTTCTACTACATTTGAcacattcactcagcaaataggATCTCTAGCACCTACTGTGTCCTAGAATGTATGCCAGACCCTGGGTGATGCCATGGAGAGAGGCAGGACACTGATGAGGAGGCGCTGATTTGACATTGCTGGGTGGAGAGGCAGACAGTAAACAAGCAAATATAATTTTGGATAGTATATAAGGAATATAAAATGGGACAATGTGAAAAAAAGTGATTACAAGAGAGCAGGTGGGTTCTTGCATCTGGGAAAGCCAGTATATGAAATGAAATCTGAATGACAAGATAGAGCCAGCCCCAGAAAGCCTGGGACCCAGCATCCTGGAAAGAGGGAGAACAAATGCCAAGGCCCAGAGCAGGCATGGACTCAGTGTGTTCAAAGGAACAGAAGGTCAGTGAGGCTGGAGCTTGGCTTGAAGGAGCAGACTGAGGCCAGAGGGGCAGGTGGGTCCCATGCTAGGGGCTTCCAGGGCCTACAAAGGAGTTTGGATTTAATCCCAAGTGCAAGGGAACCCCTGGCTGGAGACTTCTCCCTGTGTTgcccatgcctggcaggtggtcaGCATCTTCACAGTGGGGCCCGAGGAAGCCTACTGTTGCTGATAGGAAAGACTCTTATCTTTTGAATTCTTGAATCTCAGGGCTTGGTTTATCACTGCAGGACCAAGAAAACAGCCTCCCTGATAAAGGGGAGTAAACAGAGGGGGTCTGCCTCTCTTTGGGGGACCTTTAGCCCGTCTACCAGAGAAGGACAGGTTCATTTTGCTCATCCTAGCAAGCGTGGGGCCTCCCAAGAAATCCGGTCCCTCCCCAAAGAATCGGTGCCAGGCATGTAGGCAAACAGAACTGAGAATCACATCAAGGAGCCCAGTGCCTACTGGACCACTAACTCTGGGCATTGCcgaggagggaaaggggaagcGAGCCTTTGCCTGCTCCCACTGAGTTTGAATCTAGTTCTTCCTCTAACTTTCTGCTTTGAGAACACTTCATTGCTTTGAGCCTCGCTTTCTTGTAATGATATAATTTCCCCCTGAGGACTTGCAATGTGCATCACAAGGGCCCTGCGTACCTAGTTGCCAGCCTGGTGTCTGCTCAGTAGCAAGTGCCACAGATGGCAGCTGCCATCATTGCTTTTGGCAAGGGATGTGACCTGGATTCTAGGTGCTGTCGAGCATTCTGTCCATACCCAGGCCCACTCACGGCTCCAAACTTTCAGAAGGTTCCACTTGTTCAGTATTACCTGGTTTGCTTCTGGAGGGAGAATAATGAATTTATCTTTGTGCTGCCTACAAGTTCAAACTTGCCTTCCTGTCCCTTTTCCTGTTTGGGAAGCTCCCGATTTGTGAGGGGGGCAGGGGATCTTCCGATTAAGAGAATGCTTTCCACACTAGAAGAGCTTTCAGATTAAGAATTACAGCTTCACTCAGTGCTCTGTATCTCTCTGCTGTCCACGTCAGTTGCCACCAGCCACACGTGGCCGTGAGATGTGCTGTGAGAGTAAATgtatacacactggattttgaagtcttaatacaaaaaaatgcaaaatagctCTTTAATTTTACATAGTGATTTTTTGTTGGAGTGATAacatttttgatatattgggttacataaaatatttcttgttttaatgtggttcctggaaaattttaaagtgcATATGTGggtcattttaacatttataatacAAGTGATAACAACACAGGATTTGTCATGGGGCAAGATGTGACGAGGTGTCAGAGACATAAATAAATCGTGGTTGCTCTCACTTTTGGGAGGGGCTGCTGTTACCTTTATGAGCGTCTCTTGATTGCCTATGAAGATCTGAGTTTCTGAGAATGTAGTAAAGCTGTGTGTTACACTTTTATTTACACAATTCGTCTGCTACATAACTACTATGGGGAAGGTGCTGTGGTTAGCATTATGGAGAGGAGAAGGCATTGGTAAAAATAGGGAATTCATCTCATTGCTTAGCTAAAATGTTAGACACATagcaaaaattcaataaatatttgttcaattaatGAAAAAGTGCATGTATGGCTCACCttctatttctattggacagtgctgacAGACATCGTCTCATTTTAGTCTCAGAGTAACCATTTGAGGTAGGTGAGTTATtaccattttatacatgaagaagcagaggctaagagaggttaagtcactttgACTAAAGTAAAAACTAGAGACAGGATTCCTGACTCCATAGCCTATGTAATTCCTTTTGGCTCTTCTAccgaaaaaaacaaatgaatgagtttGACCTTGTGCTGTACACACCCTGACTATCAGCTGACTCTGGAGTTGGTGACCAGGGTGTTGTCACTGCTGGGTAgatttttttggaattttcttcttCAGGATCCCAAAAACATTGTCATTATTTCATGTGAAGACCACATGCCAGAGAGACAGCAGTCACAGCAGATAGAGTACAGAACTGGGATTCAGGAGCCACAAGTTCCAGGCCCGGATTTTCTATGTGACCCTGGGCGAGTCATCTCAGAGCCTCCTCAACCATAAAATGAAAGGCAGGAACCTAATGACTCTCTTCTGCTCTGATGTCCATAATTCCATTGTCAAGGTCAGCGTGACCCGGATGTCCTGGCTTACAGGTTCATCTGAGCTTgggaatcttttcttttctgagtgtTACTAAGTGGCACAGAAATTTTGGCTGTGCCACTGAAAAATTCAGATTATCAGACTACAAGAGGAGGAAGTTGGCTCTTAATGTCCACTGTGTGtccaatatattttatatatatttagatctatatatgtgtgtatatatacatacacatactatatatttatataaagcttAAAGTTTCATACATGCACatgctatacatatatatatagctcTTTCTCCATATAACTCATACATACAcatgcttctctctttctttctctatatctgTCATACAACAgtatatgtaaacaaatatgtaattatatataaataaaaattatatataaatacatcacgtagcaaatatatatatatattttagtatgtGTGTATGAGACTTTAGCTAAGTTTTTTTTCCATATAcctcaaatatttttggaatgtaGAAGGcttagaataaatgaatacatttttagaaagtatTAAAGTAGAAACGAGGAGCTTTTAAGCTATTAACTGCCcaggttttttttgcttttttttttgtaaaggacAAACTATATTTAGTTTCTTCCCCCTGCCGTCTGCTGGTATTCTCCTTTAGGAAAAAGATCTCAGATGTGCACTGTGCTCACCAGGATGTCTCATAATAGAGTGGAAAGAGCGTGAGCAGTCAGACGATCTCAGATCCAGCTTCTGACTCTGTCCCTTAGGTGTTGAATGATTGGGATCTGTAGCCATTTCCTGAGTCTGAATACAGAGCTGTAAGATGGGGAGAGCAATACCCACCACCAAGAGTATCGCTGCCTAGTGTGGAGTGGCTactttctccctcacttcacccaccccaccccctgaacacatgcaaacacatgctcacacatgtacacacacaaacacatacaagCACACgtgtacatacatgcacacacaagccAAACATGTAAAAGGTAGACATAACTGGTCCATTTGGTCAACCCACATGGGAAGTtgagaaggaaatggaatttgACTGAAACGTACAGAAAGGTTCAGATGAGTAAGGAAAAGGCCCATTAAATTACGCTCATCCAATTGATACccaacctgaagtgagttcgctcacccgttgcacagcaagccaatctctgacaccgggtgtggtggaagaaagtaggaattttatttttgcacagcactgagcaaggagagagggcagctaatgctgaaatcccaaactccccgaaaagctaaaaggaaggatttttatttggggttttaggtaggggagggggagcatatggccttgctggtcggagctttcccaccagcctgtctttggccttgagacacttgcagagaggagggagcccgtgaccttgctggtcagcagcttccccaccagcctgtatgtctttgcgggaggagataatccagttGCTTGTCGTTGgccagtgtctgtctccatggaggatagtggattctggagccaggaagccagagagcaagcagggaatgagtgttttggttttaaccccatatatgccgggtttaatgtggggaaactgatatcagggtatCACAATCAGTAGAACCAACCTGGAACCACATCTTGCTTATTCATCCCtccttaaacatttttatttctttttttctaaatatttacatCAGCTGATGTTGCAAGTCCCTTCCCCAGTGTTCTGTGGTTCTAGAAAGATTTCCAGCTATTGAATGCTTGctctttaatataaatttttcaaaacagtTAATACGGCTGATATCTGAGGGCGGTAGATCAATTTGTTTGATCATAAAAATGGAAGCCCTGGATATTGTTCTTCGTTTTGAACAAGTTTTAAATTAATACAGTGAATTTTAAACTTGGTATAAAGAAGATGATGGGCCCTCTTGATAGATAACATTTTTACTGGCTCTGTAAATCTCACAGTCCCCAAACCGGGCCTGTCTCTAACCTTCCCTAACAGTTTAAACATAGATTACTTAAAAGAGAGCATCCAGTCTCCCCTTTCTGTGAGAGGATCAAACACGGATTGTTGCGTATGAGCTCCCTAAAAACATGAGCCCTGACTCATCTGTCTTTGGGAACCCCATGCAAACTCACCCAGTAGTGTCTGTGTCCTTGAGGGACTTTAGTGCCTAAATGTGATAAATCTCAGACAGGTGAAGAGGAGAGAGCCTCAAGGAGGCAGTTGGTGGAAAGAGAGCCCTGCCTTTAGAGGTTTGAATTTGGGCTATGAATTTTGTACCAGACTAAATTTTTGTATCCTTGGGCAAGACTCTCATCTGTAATTGTCCTGCCTTCTTACCTTACACTGTGAGGTTGCAGTGACAGTCAGTGGAGCTGGCTAGGAGACcactttataaaaagtaaaactttgcATGCATGAAAGTTTTTTGCTTGTTCTATTGACCTCACCTGTTTATCCCTCTGGGCCCACCTCAGACATTTCTTCTGCTATGAAGCCATCCCCAGTTGTTTCAGGCAACAGGAATGAACATATGCCCTCACAGTACCCTGCCTAAACGATAATTGTAATATATATTGTCCTGATTGTAGTCAGGTTGTATCAGTTAACTTTTACCAAGATTGTGCTGCAGTGCAAACCACTGCAAAACTCAACGACTTAAAACCACAACAATGCTTTCTCACTCATGAGCCGGGTTAGCTGTGCTCTGCACAACGGACTTGCGGGGTGGCTCTGCTGCATGTGTCTCTCATCTTCCTCCCCGGAACAGCGGCTGACCAGGGCACACTCTCCTCGTGTTGATGGCAGAAGTGCACCGGCCAGGTGAAGCACACAGGCCTCTTAAGGCTGGGGACTGGCCCATTGTTGTTTCTGCTCACACGCCATTGGCCAAACTCAAACCAAATTTCTGGGAAGCACACTGTCCCCACAATGAGGTTACGGGAAGGGCTGGactcagggagaggggaagaattGGGACTAAATGTTCAATCCTTCGTAAGGTTTCCCCTGCCCtattagagtagaaatcaatCTTCCACACAGGTTCACCTGCCCTATTAGATCAGGAGCCTCTGAGGGGGGAGAGGGCAGACACAATGCCTGCTTCTATATCACCTGCCCGAGGCTGGCAGGGAGCAGATATTTCACTGGTGTTTGCTGAGAGCCAAAAGACCATTCCAACCCTTTCCTTTatagcagaggttggcaaactatggccacAGGCCCACTCTGGCCATGTTTTTACACAGAGAGCTAAACATAAAgtgttggaaaaaaaatcaaaagaataataaaatgtagtAAGTATGAATTTCCGAtttgtgtccataaataaagttttattggaacacagccacgcccgttcctttatgtattgtctgtggctgctctaGAGCAAAACAGCCTACTTGGAGTTGCCATAGAGACAGTCTGTCCTGCAAAGCCCAAAACATTTACTCTCAGGCCCTGTACAGAAGCTGTTTGCGACTCCCTGCTTTGCAGGATAAAGAACCTCAGAGCGCCCCAGGGAAGTGAATGCTGTGCCCAGACTACAGAGTTGTCAGCTGGATTAAGCCCTCTATCTAGGGTTaatattttccctctttgtttCCTAGTAATTGGCGGCCTGCGACACCAATGTGTCACTGATCAGGAGGCATTCCCTGCGGCAGCGCTCCATGACCCAGCGGCGCCCGGCCCACTGAAGCCACCGTGGTGTCCAGCATGGCCGCGTTGCTCCTGGGCGCGGTGCTGCTGGTGGCCCAGCTCCAGCTAGTGCCTTGCCGCCCCGCCGCGCCCGGGGCCGAGCCGGGCCAGCAGGAACTGGTGGGGAAAGCGGCCACCCTGCAGAACGAGGTCCGAGCTGGCGCGGCCCCCAACGGCTCTGCCCAGCAGCTGCCGCAGACCATCATCATTGGCGTGCGCAAAGGCGGCACCCGTGCGCTGCTGGAGATGCTCAGCCTGCACCCAGACGTGGCGGCTGCCGAGAACGAGGTCCACTTCTTCGACTGGGAGGAGCATTTCAGCCAAGGCCTGGGCTGGTATCTCAGCCAGATGCCCTTCTCCGCCCCGCATCAGCTCACGGTGGAAAAGACCCCCGCGTACTTCACGTCGCCCAAAGTGCCTGAGCGGGTCCACAGCATGAACCCGTCCATCCGGCTGCTGCTCATCCTGCGGGACCCGTCGGAGCGCGTGCTGTCCGACTACACCCAAGTGTTCTACAACCACGTGCAGAAGCACAAGCCCTACCCCTCCATCGAGGAGTTCCTGGTGCGCGACGGCCGGCTCAACGTGGACTACAAGGCGCTCAACCGCAGCCTCTACCACGTGCACATGCAGAACTGGCTGCGCTTCTTCCCGCTGCGCCACATCCACATCGTCGACGGCGACCGCCTCATCAGGGACCCTTTCCCCGAGATCCAAAAGGTAGAGAGGTTCCTGAAGCTGGCGCCGCAGATCAACGCCTCGAACTTCTACTTTAACAAAACCAAGGGTTTTTACTGCCTGCGGGACAGCGGCCGGGACCGCTGCTTACACGAGTCCAAAGGCCGGGCGCACCCCCAAGTGGACCCCAAACTCCTCAATAAACTGCATGAATATTTTCACGAGCCAAATAAGAAGTTCTTCGAGCTTGTTGGCAGAACATTTGACTGGCACTGATTTGCAATGAGCTAGTCTGGGAACCTTTCGTATTGTAAGTTACGGTGTACATctaggggaaaaaacaagaattttaaaagggcATTTAAgctataatttatttgtaaaatccATAAATTACTTCTGTACAGTATTAGATTCACAATTGCCATATATACtagttatatttttctacttgttAAATTGAGGgcattttgtattgtttttcatGGTTGTTAACATGTGTAATATGTCTCTATATGAAGGAACTAAAATATTtcactgcagaaaaaaaaaaaaaactctggaGACGCTGTCTTTTTTGAATATAATTAACTTGCCCCCAACTCAAAATAGCTGCCTGTGTTGCATTTATTGAAGAATCGATATTCCTttgttactaaaaaaaaaaaaaaaaagtgttttccatGGCTATTatgcatctctctcctcctctcctttcttcagggctcgttttaatttttaatgtctcACTGTGGtcatcagatttattttttacttgcGTTATAAGTTTTATCTTCGCTAAGATCCCCTCTTCTTCTTGGAGGTGGCAGGTCCACCCACTCCCGACTTCTGCAGGTAGCTGAGTGTGGATTTTAACCCTACGTAAGCTCAGGGTGGACAAAGCAACGTTAAGACTAGAGAAGTAGTTCATAACTATCAAGAGGCCCGTGGCATACATCTTTGCTTCAAAGATTGCTTGCATCTGTTTGTGATCCCAGCAATGGGCAAAACCCACAATAAAGGTGGGTGAAATTGGCAATAAAGGGGATTAAACCATTAGCCTTCAGAATGATCTTGGGGCTGTGCACTTTGCCCAGGTGGCAGTGGGTCTCTAGAAAGCCccttaaaatagaaaagaggaatTGTCAAATCTGTGTGTCCTTTCTTGTAGATTCTGTAAAAAACTGACTTAAAGGGGTAGCCCTTTGCTTAGATTGTCAGGCTATTTATTTCCTGGAAGATTAATATGCATTATAGACATACATTCCATATGCATTGAGAAATAAATAcgtgtatttatgtatttaaaaatcaactctgAATTTGGAGtcctgaaagtgaaagaaaatttaaactctcgagggttaaaattaaaaaaagaaaagcacgaAAAGGAGGGTAGCGCATAAGGAGCCCCTTGCACGGCACCTAGAGGGGAGAGGCCCTCTTCCACTTTCACTTCTGCCCCTGAGCAGCTGCGTGGTCGGAGGTGGCCACAGCCCTCTGAGCCTGCTTCCTCATGCAGTCTTCACTAAGCCAGCCTTttacagaattaaataaattggatttttttcttattatgaaag
This genomic window from Equus przewalskii isolate Varuska chromosome 3, EquPr2, whole genome shotgun sequence contains:
- the HS3ST1 gene encoding heparan sulfate glucosamine 3-O-sulfotransferase 1, producing MAALLLGAVLLVAQLQLVPCRPAAPGAEPGQQELVGKAATLQNEVRAGAAPNGSAQQLPQTIIIGVRKGGTRALLEMLSLHPDVAAAENEVHFFDWEEHFSQGLGWYLSQMPFSAPHQLTVEKTPAYFTSPKVPERVHSMNPSIRLLLILRDPSERVLSDYTQVFYNHVQKHKPYPSIEEFLVRDGRLNVDYKALNRSLYHVHMQNWLRFFPLRHIHIVDGDRLIRDPFPEIQKVERFLKLAPQINASNFYFNKTKGFYCLRDSGRDRCLHESKGRAHPQVDPKLLNKLHEYFHEPNKKFFELVGRTFDWH